CGGGGCGGAACGCGGGTCGCCTATGGCGCGCGCGCCGTCGTGGAAGGCGGCCTGCAATCCCTGCCCAAGCTGTACTTCCCGGGCGGCGTGCTGCTGGGCGACAGCGCGGGCCTGGTGAACGTGCCGCGCATCAAGGGCAGCCACAACGCCATGAAGAGCGGCATGCTGGCCGCCGAGGCCGCCTTCGCCGCGATCCAGGCCGGCCGCACGGGCGACAGCCTCGCCGAATATGAAGAGGCCTTGCGTACCTCGTGGGTGAACGAGGACCTCAGCCGGGTGCGTAACGCCAAGCCGCTATTGGCGCGGCTGGGCACCTTTCTGGGCGGCGCGGTGGGCGTGTTCGACATGCTGTGCACGTCGGCGCTCGGCGGCTGGTCGCCGTTCGGCACGCTGCATCACAAGAAGTCCGACGCCGCCGCCACGGGCCTGGCGAAGGACTTCAAGCCGATCACCTATCCGAAGCCGGACGGGGTGCTGACCTTCGACAAGCTGTCGTCGGTCTTCCTGTCAGCGACGAACCACGAGGAAGACCAGCCTTCGCACCTGAAGCTGAAGGACCCGTCGATCCCGATCTCGGTGAACTTGCCGCGCTATGGCGAGCCGGCCAGGCTCTACTGCCCGGCGGGGGTCTATGAGGTGCTGTACGACGAGGCCGGGCAGAACCCGCGGTTCCAGATCAATTTCCAGAACTGCGTTCACTGCAAGACCTGCGACATCAAGGACCCGTCGCAGAACATCGTCTGGACGACGCCCGAGGGCGGCGGCGGGCCGAACTATCCCAACATGTAGGAGCCTCGCGCCTTGCGGCGGACGTTTTCACAGCCGATGTTCGCCGCATGCGTCGATCCTTTCTGAATATCGTCCTGTCCTGCGCCGCGCCGGCCCTTCTGCTGGGCGCCTGCGGCACGCTGCCGGGCGCGCAAAGCGCCGGACCACAGGCTAAGGCCACGGCCGCCGAATCGGTGGAGGGCGCATCGACCTACGGCCTGTTCCTGGCCGGCGAGGCGGCCATGGCGAGGGGCCAGACCCAGGACGCCGGGCGGCTGTTCTCGGAAGCCATGACGCGGCCGGACGCCGACCCAATTCTCAGCGAGAGAGCGTTCACCGCCACCCTGCTGGCTGGCGACGTCCCTGGAGCCGCGCGCCTGGCGCCGACCTCGCCGGAGAGCGCCGAAGCCGTGCGCCGCATGGGCGCGCTGGTCCGAGCCGTGGAGGCGTTGGCCGAGGGTGACGGCAAGACCGCGCGCGCCCTTCTGGCGTCTGACGAGATCGCTTTTCCGCATCAGGCGGCCGCTGCCCTTCTGAAGCCCTGGGCCGCGGCCGAAGCGGGCGACATGACCGCAGCGCTTGAGGCGCCGGCCGCTGGCGGCGATCGGGTGCTCAGCTTCTTCGGGCTGCTCGGGCGCGGGCAGATCGCCGAGCGCGCGCGACGCTACGAAGACGCCGATGCGGCTTTCAAGTCGGCCGTGGACATCGGGCTGTCGCCGCGCACAGCGGCGCTCGCCTATGGCGCATTCCTGGAGCGTCGCGGTCGCAAGCTGGACGCCGGTGCGGTCTATGAGACGGCCCTTGCGGCGGATCCTGCCGATCGTGGGTTGATGGCGGCCAAGGCGCGCGCCGCCACAGGGCGCAAGGCGCCGCCACAACCGACTCTGCAACAAGGGGCCTCGCAGGCGCTGCTTGCGCCGACGGCGGCGATGGTCGCGGCCAAGCAAATTCAGATCGCGTTGGGTTACCTTCACCTGGTGCTGAGGCTCGATCCGGGTCGTGACGACGCCTGGGTGTTGGTGGGCGACATGCTGCAGGCAGGCGGCGACACCGACGGCGCGCGGGCGGCCTATGCGCGGCCCAAACCCGGATCGGTTGAATTCGCCGAGGCGCAGTCGAAGCTTGCCTGGACCTACCAAGCTGATGGGGACAACGCCCGCGCTCTGCAGTTGGCCCAGGCCGCCGCCGGCACCGGCGATCGGCAGGCGCGGCTGGGCTATGCCGATCTGCTACGCGGCGAGAAGCGCTATGAGGAGGCGGTCACAATCCTGACCACGGTGATGGCCGAGCAGAAGCAGCCGAACTGGCGGCTGCTCTACATGCGTGGGGTGACGCTCTCGCAGCTGGATCGCTGGACGGAGGCGGAGGCCGACCTGCGGGCCGCCCTGGCCCTGCAGCCTGACGATCCGGAACTGCTCAACTTCCTGGGCTACTCCTGGATCGATCGCGGCGAGCGGTTGCCGGAGGCGTTGGCGATGGTCAAGAAGGCGGTCGCCGCCAATCCGAGTTCTGGCGCGATGGTCGATTCCCTAGGCTGGGCCTACTATCGCATGGGCGACTACAAGGAAGCTCTGGCCAAGCTTGAGGAGGCGGTCGGCCTCGATGCCGGCGACCCAGAGATCAACGACCATCTCGGTGACGTCTACTGGCGCGTTGGCCGCAAGGATGAGGCCATGTTCCAGTGGCGCCGCGTCCTGACCTTGGATCCCGACGCCAAGATCAGGGCCTCGGCTGAGCGCAAGATCGCCGCGGGCGGCCTGGGCGCCGAGCCCCGCAGGGTGGCGGGCAACTAGTGGCGACGGCCGGCCGGACCCTGGCGCCGGCCAAGGTCAACCTCTTCCTCCACGTCGGTCCGCCCCAGGCGGACGGCTATCACTCGCTGTGCAGCCTGATGGCCTTCGCCGACACGGGCGATGAGCTCCGCCTTGAACCGGCGGCGGCGTTCGAACTCGCCATCAAGGGGCCGTTCGGCAAGGGTCTGGCGGCTGATCCGTCGAACCTGGTCTGGCGCGCGGCCGAGGCCTTGGCCCGCGAAGCCGGCGTGGGTCTGCCGCCCGTGCGGTTGATCCTCGATAAGCGGCTGCCGGTGGCGTCAGGGCTGGGCGGCGGTTCCAGCGACGCGGGCGCGGCGTTGCGTCTTGTGCGCGCCAGTCTCGATCAGTCCGTCGATGATGCGCGGCTGGAGGCGCTGGCCGCAGGGTTGGGCGCCGACGGCGCGCCCTGCCTTTGGGGCCGCCCGACGCTGGCGCAGGGCCGGGGAGAGCGGTTGAGCGCGGTCCCGGAGCTACCCCCTCTCTGGGCGGTGCTGGCGAACTGCGGGGTGAGCGTATCGACCCCGGCGGTGTACCGGGCTCTCGACCAGGCCGCCGTCTTCGGGGCGGTGGAGCCGCCGACCTTGCCGACGTGGGCGTCTGCGGCCGACTTGGCCGCGTGGCTGGGTGCGCAGCGCAATGACCTCGAGCGACCGTCGCTGACCTTGGCGGGTGAGATCGGTCCTGTGCTGGCGGCGCTGAGCGGCCCCGAGGCCCTGCTCACCCGTTTGTCGGGATCGGGTGGGACCTGCTTCGCCCTCTGCGGAACAGCGCAAGCGGCGGCGTCGCTGGCGGCGCGTGTGCTGGAAGATCACCCCGACTGGTGGGTCCGCGACTGCCGCCTCGGCGGCCCTTGGACTTGAGCTCAAACGAAAACGGGGAGCCCGAAGGCTCCCCGTTCCGTTGTCCGGCGGGTTGAACCGCAGGGCGTCTTAGGTGTGGTAGGCGCGTTCGCCGTGTTCGACGATGTCCAGGCCTTCTTCCTCGGTCTCAGGCGACGCGCGGAGTTGACCGGCGAGCTTGATGGCGAAGAAGACAATAGCGCTGGCGACGCCCGACCAGCAGATCGTGACCAGCACGCCCTTGATCTGAGCAAGCACCTGCGTGCCCATCGAGTAGGCGAGCGCATCGCAGGTCGACAGGTCGCCGTCCGCGCCGCAGGTGGTGTAGTCGACGATGCCGGCGCCGCCGAGGCCCGGATCCACCAGGATGCCGGTGGCGATGGCGCCGATGATGCCGCCGATGCAGTGGATGCCGAAGGCGTCCAGGCTGTCGTCATACTTCAGTGCGTTCTTCACGACCGAGCAGAAGAAGATGCAGACCGGCGAGACGATCAGGCCCAGCACCACCGCGCCCATCGGGCCGGAGAAGCCGGCGGCCGGGGTGATCGCCACGAGACCGGCGACCAGACCGGAAGCGAGGCCGAGCATCGAGGCCTTCTTGCGGGTGACCCATTCCACCGTGAACCAGGAAATGCCGGCGGCCGCGGTGGCGACGAAGGTGTTCACCATGGCCAAGGAGGCGTAGCCGTTCGATTCGAGGTTGGAGCCGGCGTTGAAGCCGAACCAGCCGACCCACAGCAGGCCGGCGCCCACGAGGGTCAGCGTCAGCGAATGCGGCGGCATGGCTTCAGTGCGGTAGCCCTTGCGCGGGCCGAGGATCAGGGCGCCGACCAGGGCGGCGATGCCCGCGTTGATGTGGACGACGGTGCCGCCGGCGAAGTCGAGGGCGCCGAAGCTCCAGATCAGGCCGGACTTGACCGGATCTTCCGGGGCGAGCGCGATCGCGTTCGGGCCGGGCCACCACCAGACCATGTGGGCCATCGGGTAGTAGGAGAGCAGGGGCCACAGGACCGCGAAGATCACCACGCCGGCGAACTTCATCCGTTCGGCGACGCCGCCAAGCACGAGGGCGGCGGTGATGGCCGCGAAGGTCATCTGGAAGCCGATGAAGGTCAGTTCGGGAATGACGACGCCGGTCGAGAATGTCGCGACGTTCACCGAGGGGTCGACGCCCTTGAGGAACAGTCGACCGTCGCCGCCGAAGAAGAGGTCGTGAGACCCCCCGTCTGTGAACGCCAGGCTGTAGCCGTATAGCACCCAGGCGATCATGCCGATCGCGGCTACGGCGCTGACCTGCATCAGCATGGACAGCATGTTCTTTTCGCGGACCAGACCGCCGTAGAAGAGCGCGAGGCCGGGAACGATCATCAGCAGCACGAGCACGGCCGAGACCATCATCCAGGCGTTGTCGCCCTTATCCATGACGTCTTCGATCGCCGGGGCGGCTTCTTCAGCGGGCGCGGCGGCCGGAGCGGCGACAGGCGCGGCGGCTTCAGCCGGAGCGGCCGTGGCCACCGCCGGTGCGGCTTCCTGCGCCAGGGCGGGCGCGAGCGGCGCTCCAACCATGGCGGCGGCGAGCATCAAGCCCGCCAAGCCTTTGAATTTCATGAGAGACATAACTCCAGATCCCCTTTTCTTGCGCGTCAGAGCGCCGCGGCGCCGGTTTCGCCGGTCCGGATGCGCACGGCGTCCTCGACGTTGACGACAAACACCTTGCCGTCACCGATCTTGCCGGTGGCGGCGGCGGCCTTGATGGCCTCTATGGCCTTGGCGGCGAGAGAGTCGTCGACGACGGCTTCCAGCTTCACCTTGGGCAGGAAGTTCACCTGATATTCCGCGCCCCGGTAGATTTCAGTCTGCCCCTTTTG
This is a stretch of genomic DNA from Phenylobacterium immobile (ATCC 35973). It encodes these proteins:
- a CDS encoding tetratricopeptide repeat protein → MRRSFLNIVLSCAAPALLLGACGTLPGAQSAGPQAKATAAESVEGASTYGLFLAGEAAMARGQTQDAGRLFSEAMTRPDADPILSERAFTATLLAGDVPGAARLAPTSPESAEAVRRMGALVRAVEALAEGDGKTARALLASDEIAFPHQAAAALLKPWAAAEAGDMTAALEAPAAGGDRVLSFFGLLGRGQIAERARRYEDADAAFKSAVDIGLSPRTAALAYGAFLERRGRKLDAGAVYETALAADPADRGLMAAKARAATGRKAPPQPTLQQGASQALLAPTAAMVAAKQIQIALGYLHLVLRLDPGRDDAWVLVGDMLQAGGDTDGARAAYARPKPGSVEFAEAQSKLAWTYQADGDNARALQLAQAAAGTGDRQARLGYADLLRGEKRYEEAVTILTTVMAEQKQPNWRLLYMRGVTLSQLDRWTEAEADLRAALALQPDDPELLNFLGYSWIDRGERLPEALAMVKKAVAANPSSGAMVDSLGWAYYRMGDYKEALAKLEEAVGLDAGDPEINDHLGDVYWRVGRKDEAMFQWRRVLTLDPDAKIRASAERKIAAGGLGAEPRRVAGN
- a CDS encoding 4-(cytidine 5'-diphospho)-2-C-methyl-D-erythritol kinase, which produces MATAGRTLAPAKVNLFLHVGPPQADGYHSLCSLMAFADTGDELRLEPAAAFELAIKGPFGKGLAADPSNLVWRAAEALAREAGVGLPPVRLILDKRLPVASGLGGGSSDAGAALRLVRASLDQSVDDARLEALAAGLGADGAPCLWGRPTLAQGRGERLSAVPELPPLWAVLANCGVSVSTPAVYRALDQAAVFGAVEPPTLPTWASAADLAAWLGAQRNDLERPSLTLAGEIGPVLAALSGPEALLTRLSGSGGTCFALCGTAQAAASLAARVLEDHPDWWVRDCRLGGPWT
- a CDS encoding ammonium transporter; protein product: MKFKGLAGLMLAAAMVGAPLAPALAQEAAPAVATAAPAEAAAPVAAPAAAPAEEAAPAIEDVMDKGDNAWMMVSAVLVLLMIVPGLALFYGGLVREKNMLSMLMQVSAVAAIGMIAWVLYGYSLAFTDGGSHDLFFGGDGRLFLKGVDPSVNVATFSTGVVIPELTFIGFQMTFAAITAALVLGGVAERMKFAGVVIFAVLWPLLSYYPMAHMVWWWPGPNAIALAPEDPVKSGLIWSFGALDFAGGTVVHINAGIAALVGALILGPRKGYRTEAMPPHSLTLTLVGAGLLWVGWFGFNAGSNLESNGYASLAMVNTFVATAAAGISWFTVEWVTRKKASMLGLASGLVAGLVAITPAAGFSGPMGAVVLGLIVSPVCIFFCSVVKNALKYDDSLDAFGIHCIGGIIGAIATGILVDPGLGGAGIVDYTTCGADGDLSTCDALAYSMGTQVLAQIKGVLVTICWSGVASAIVFFAIKLAGQLRASPETEEEGLDIVEHGERAYHT
- a CDS encoding P-II family nitrogen regulator, which encodes MKLIMAIVKPFKLDDVREALVAAGVEGLTVSEVKGYGRQKGQTEIYRGAEYQVNFLPKVKLEAVVDDSLAAKAIEAIKAAAATGKIGDGKVFVVNVEDAVRIRTGETGAAAL